CTTTATAACATAATGTGGTGCATTTTTATCTTCAAAATCTCTAGTGGTTGTCTCACGTAAACATCCTCTTCTAGAACATTATATAGAAAAACAATATGCAAATCTAATTGGTATCATGGCTTTGCGACAGACCATCGCCGAGGTGGAGGTGGACAACCTTGGACCAGCTCATTAGCATTGGTGAATAAATAATCTTTACTCAATAATAAATCACACTACTATAATAAATAGTTCCACACACCCATCGCCGAAAACGTCCACTTATAGTACATAATGAATTATCACAAACTGAGGACATGACACTTCTTCCTGATCATTCCCTCGGCCCCGGTGAGCATGCCAACGTCCCCCATCTTGATAATGGACTCACTGAAGTCCCTGAAGAACTCGCCGTCGAACTTGCATGTGGCGATACACTGGACAAAGTCCTTGGTGGTGGCATCGAAGAGGAGGGCTGCGTCGGAGCGGAAGAGACGCCTTAGATTGACTACATGGTGGTAGTAGCTGGTATGGGGCTACTATGATTCCACTAGTTACAATTAGTGAAGCACCCAAAAATAGGCCATCATGGTCTAGGCCAATCAGAGCTACAGCTCCCAGGAGTACATTCCTCGCTACCGCTGCATCAACATTTATCTTGGTCGGGGGACGGAGACTCATCAAATGAATCGTTCGATCTAGGAGGGGGACGATCGGCTATTTTAGTTCGCTATATGGTACACCTCCCCATGTGAACACTCTCGACACGGACCCGTTTATAGGGCCTCCAGTGATCCATCCCGATCACTATTCCCTTCAATTTTTTCGAAAAtgggaatatattaatatcacacagataccaattacacccagtCTCTACATCTACAGGATGTCGCAACGGCATCCAGGATACACACAACTAAAGTACAAAAGTAAAAAAAACCAAAGGCCCCGCCACAGCGATCGACTTCTCTCAGCAGCCACAAACAAACCACCACCAAATACAACAACCATAAAATGTAAAAATTCTCCAAAAGcaacgcctccaagaaggaaacagTGCACAAGCACCATCGTTGCCCGATCCAagatcttaggttttcaccctgaagaagtcTGAGCTGTCAAAATGATTCCTTCAGCAAGGCAATTGCCAGGCACAACCAATGAAGGTCAGACCTTAGGTTTTCAATGGCCAGGCACGACCAATGAAGGCCAAACCTTAGGTTTTCACCATGGAAGTCACGGCCCGGTACCCCAGGAGCACCACCAAAAATGAATTCCTCTAGTGCTGCCACCCCCACTCGACACTGCTGCTCCTGAGAGTTATCAAACACCTAGCTGACTCCATCGCCTCAAAGGCTTTGTCCTCTAACTGATCCTCCGATCTCAGTCACCATGACCTTTTCCACAGCTGTCTGCACCATAGATATCAAGAAGCCGGCATGTCCcatggtgtcaacaaacaatagagCCTCATGCCACATCGTCATGGAACCTCTTAGGCTGATATGGCGTGCACGACCGAATTCTATCCAATCTCGATATCTTGTGTAGGATCTCCGGCCACAGTCCAGAACACGTCGATGACCAAATCGAGGAGGGCTGATCATGTAGGACGTTGCCATGATGCAAAAAAGAGAAGGAGGACAACCACCATTATTTTCATGACGGTCGGCCCCCACGCCGCCCCGATCCAGCCCGCTGCCACCTGCCTGCCAACATCCATGGCATGAAGCCTGCCGACCAGAGCCCTAGGCCGCATCGGCCGGTGAGGCACACGGTCGACTGCAACTTTGGGCCGAGCTCCACCAGCCCACCCAGATCAGATCGGAGGGATCTACAGCACAAGCCATCTCTGCAAGCCGGGGCACACCACTGGGCGGAGCACCCCGCCACACCCGTCACCTAGCAGCGCCACCGCAACCACATTGGAGTCGTGCCACCGCCAGGGAGGGCGAGGAGCCGCACCCATGGAAGGCCCCGTAGCCTCCGGCACTGCCTGGGCTTCGCCCGACAAAGACCCTCAGCGACGGTGAGGGAGAGGTGTTGGAGGGGAAGGGCAGTGGCCAGCAGGATTAGGGTTCCCCTGAGCCGCCACTACGAGCGACGCAGGGGTCTAGCTGGTTCGTCCAAAAATTtggggagaatttcacttccccgaCATCTTCCCCTTCAATTTTAAGAGTAGGAGaaagatttccttgttcatgataaaaaaTCACCTATATGTTGAAATAAAATGTTTGGTCATTTCCAAGATTAACGTATTTAAAAAAACATCATCTTAAAACACAGACAAAAAGTTTCCATGTTAAATTGCCTAAAAAATGCTAGGTGTGCCATCATAAAAAGACACAAAGGGTTGCGATGGTGTATGTTAAGATATTTACATTGGTATTAAAAATAAATTAACCCTGGTTTGTTCAATAAATTTGCAAAAGATGTGCATGATAAAATTGCCATGGTCCAGAGAAATAATTTACTAAAAAGGAATATACCATTGTATGATAAAAAACGAAGATAATGACGATATACAAATATAAGTTTGCCATGGCCGAAAAATATAATTTGCCATGTTacaaaaaataaaattgccatggtaCTAAATTAAATTTGTCACCTTAAAAAGTAAGAAAAGAAATAATTTTCCATGGTCCAATAGTATAATTTTCCATGATACAAAAAATAAAATAGCTATGGCACTAAAATAAATTTTCAACCATGAAAAGTAAGAAAAGAAGAATTTGCCCTGGTCCACAAATAAAATTCGCCATGGTACAAAATAATTAAAATTGCCATAGTATAAAAATAAATTTGCAATCATGAAAAGTAAGAATTTTTTCCCATGGTACAAATTTTTTTTgccattttattttactttttacaAAATTCCTAAAGTTTTGCCATGGGGTTTTGCTAaaatttttcatgcgctttacaaaaattgacatgttttgtGTGAAAACATTTTCTCTTCATTTTGCCATGTACTAGTAATAGCAAGGTAAGAAAATACATGTTTTCTAGAATAACATGGCAAAAACATTGTATATCAAATAAGAAAAGATATACAATGTGCATATGGTTTGCCGTGATTGAAAAAAATAAACCAACAAATTTAAAAGTTTTATATCTAAGAGCAATCGGTACAATGAATATTCCATCATCCAAACTAAGCTTGCTCAGATCCTAACCCATTGGGCATTATCAAGGCTCGTGACTGCGGCTGTGTTGATATCTTCGTATTTCATATTATCATTCTATCTATTTGGTTATTACTTGATGTGTTGGTTGGTATTGAACTATTTGAGCAGTATAGTTACGGATTCTATTGACTGAAGGATTGCCATTTCTCATCTTCTGTGATGGACTGGTCGGCTCCCAAGACAGATGTCGGATCGCCTGGCAAGATGTCGACTCCAACATGAGCCTCTCTGTGTCCATTGTTCTCGGGAAGCTGAGAACCTGCATCACCTTCTTGTTGGATGCATATTCTTTCGAATCTCATGGCAAGAGATTTTGTCTTAGAGCCGCCTCACCATCCACCACCTTGATGGCGCAGTTGGCTTCTTTAACTGGTGGTCAGGGCCACAAACATGCTCTCCCCGAACTCTGGAAGCACCGCAATGATGTCATCTTCGATGGAGTGCATCCTCCCTCAGCCATACTAATCCATGACATGAAGGAAGAGGCGCACAGCTGGGCTGGTGCTGGTGCTAAAGGGTTAGATAGGATTTTACCTACAACCCTAGCTTTAGTTTGCACCTCCTTCTCCTCGGCTCAACTCACACTCTTCCTTCTAGGGAAGAGGATGTTTCTGGGCTCTCGGTGTGTACGTTTGGTTGAGAGTTGCACCTTGTACTTTCTACGACCTATCAATACAGAGATACGCACACGACATTTCATGAAAAAAAGTGCTTGCTTTAGTCCATACAAGACTTTATCAACTTTGTACAGATGATGTGgtgcatttttttttcaaaatctctAGTGGTTGACTGGTGTAAACATCCTCTTCTAGAACATTATGTAGACACATAATCTGCAAATCTATTGGTATCATGGCTTTGCGACGGACTATCGCCGAGGAGGAGGTGGACAAAGCTTTGGAGCAACTCATTAGAGTTGGTGAATAAATGATATTCACTCAATATAATAAGTCACACTACTACAATAAATAGTTCCACACAACCATCATCGAACGCGTCCCCTTACAGTAAAGAATGAACAAACACTAATTGAGGACATGGCACTTCTTCCTGATCTCTCCCTCGGCCCCGGTGAGCACGCCAACGTCGCCCATCTTGATCATGGACTCGCTGAAGTCCCTGAAGAACTCAACATCGAACTTGCCCGTGGCGATACGCTGGACGTAGTCCTTGGTGGTGGCGTTAAAGACGAGCGCCGCGTCGGAGCGGAAGAGACCCCTCCGCTTGGCGACGTGGCGATAGTAGCTGGTATCAAAGGTCTTGAAGCTACCGGGGTCCATCTCTGACAGCATAGTTCGGTCATCAACGCTCTTGCACTTGAGCCTCAGCTTGTCAGCGTACTCGCTGTCCAGAGACGGGTCGACGAAGCCAGAGGTACCGTTCTCGCTGGTGGTGTTGTAGAGCCGGTCGGCGAAAGACGGACAGTGCGCCGTGCCGAGCGTGTGGGCGCCGGAGAGGACGACGAGGTCCTTGAGATTGAGGCCCTTGGAGGCGAAGATCTTCACAAGTAGAGGGACGTCGCCGGATGCCGGGGGCAGCTCGTTGCTGGCCTCCGTGGCGCTTGACACCCTGCCGTCTCGCCTGCCCAGCGCCACTGGCCAGAAGGGTCCCTTAGCCAACACGACGGCGTCGCGGGACATGAGGGTTAGCACGTCGGCACAGGAGACGATGCCCGGACACGCGGCTTCGAGCTTGGCCTTCACACGCTCCACGGAGCCGAACCCTCGCAGGCTCTTGTTTGGTTTGGCGTCCTTCTCCGCCACGTTACCTTCGGTGGATTCGAGCATGACAGAGGCATCACAACCCTGCAATTTAATTTGCGTTGCATGCACAGAAATGTAAGCATACATTTCATGATCAATAGCAGCAGAAATACAATAACGGGTAAGTTATGTACCCTGACGAAGCAGTCGTGGAAATGAAGACGGAGGAGCGGGCCAGCGaggctgggcgcggcggcgatgaTCTTGGCCATCTCCTCGCCGACGATCTTCTCGGCGTTCGGGCATGTCTTGCTGTAGAAGCCGATCTCCAGCTGAGCCACCGCTGCCGAGCTAGCTGCTGCGAGAACCAGCAGGGCCAGAGGGAGCAGCAAAAACCTGATCGCCATGGACCTTAATAACCAAATTACACGAATGAATTAAGCAGCACTTACTATGTGG
This portion of the Triticum dicoccoides isolate Atlit2015 ecotype Zavitan chromosome 7A, WEW_v2.0, whole genome shotgun sequence genome encodes:
- the LOC119331442 gene encoding peroxidase 1-like, producing the protein MAIRFLLLPLALLVLAAASSAAVAQLEIGFYSKTCPNAEKIVGEEMAKIIAAAPSLAGPLLRLHFHDCFVRGCDASVMLESTEGNVAEKDAKPNKSLRGFGSVERVKAKLEAACPGIVSCADVLTLMSRDAVVLAKGPFWPVALGRRDGRVSSATEASNELPPASGDVPLLVKIFASKGLNLKDLVVLSGAHTLGTAHCPSFADRLYNTTSENGTSGFVDPSLDSEYADKLRLKCKSVDDRTMLSEMDPGSFKTFDTSYYRHVAKRRGLFRSDAALVFNATTKDYVQRIATGKFDVEFFRDFSESMIKMGDVGVLTGAEGEIRKKCHVLN